From one Streptomyces sp. CA-210063 genomic stretch:
- a CDS encoding YceI family protein, with protein MERTTPRRWKRWLIVGVSAAALVGVGGPYVYINYIQDDPPAALSLDSPPTTPESTSGSGEQTSGSVEGAWRVGSGSQAGYRVDEVPFGQNVTAVGRTEEVTGELEIEGDSAVSGTITVDLASVTSDSDQRDGQFRGRIMNTERYPEATFELTEPADFGSAPAVNEQVTAEATGDLTIHGQTNSVTFDLTAQRTDDGFRTNGSIPLTFAGYGIDAPNFGGITVEDEGSIEFLLAFTPA; from the coding sequence ATGGAACGCACCACACCCAGACGCTGGAAGCGCTGGCTGATCGTCGGCGTTTCCGCCGCCGCCCTCGTGGGCGTCGGAGGTCCGTACGTCTACATCAACTACATCCAGGACGACCCACCAGCCGCGCTGTCACTCGACAGTCCACCGACCACGCCGGAGAGCACCTCCGGCTCCGGCGAGCAGACGAGTGGGAGCGTCGAGGGCGCGTGGCGGGTCGGCAGCGGTTCACAGGCCGGCTACCGCGTCGACGAGGTGCCCTTCGGCCAGAACGTCACGGCCGTGGGCCGTACCGAAGAGGTCACCGGAGAGCTGGAGATCGAGGGCGACAGCGCCGTCAGCGGAACCATCACCGTCGACCTGGCCTCGGTGACGAGCGACTCCGACCAACGCGACGGCCAGTTCCGCGGCCGGATCATGAACACCGAGCGGTACCCGGAGGCCACCTTCGAGCTCACCGAACCCGCCGACTTCGGTTCGGCGCCGGCCGTGAACGAACAGGTCACCGCGGAGGCCACGGGCGATCTGACCATCCACGGCCAGACGAACTCCGTCACGTTCGACCTCACCGCCCAGCGCACCGACGACGGCTTCCGCACCAACGGATCCATCCCCCTCACCTTCGCCGGCTACGGCATCGACGCACCGAACTTCGGTGGGATCACCGTCGAGGACGAGGGATCCATCGAGTTCCTCCTCGCCTTCACCCCCGCGTGA
- a CDS encoding SDR family oxidoreductase, producing MSKTWFVTGSSRGFGRSFVEAALDRGDSVAATARNTEFLADLAIAYGEQLLVLPLDVTDKTAAFDAVHKAHAHFGRLDVVVNNAGYGHFGMVEELTEAEARDQMETNFFGVLWVTQAALPLLRTQGGGHIVQVSSVGGVLSFPSLGVYAASKWAVEGLSEALAAEVAGQNIKVTLVEPGPYPTDWPGASAVNSEPDPLYDGVRQALAEGLDLSDMGDPKAVGPALLTIVDTENPPLRVFFGRPPIQLAKDHYARKLATWAEWEHVSLAAHG from the coding sequence GTGTCCAAGACCTGGTTCGTCACCGGCTCGTCCCGCGGCTTCGGCCGCTCGTTCGTCGAAGCCGCGCTGGATCGCGGAGACTCGGTCGCCGCGACCGCGCGCAACACGGAGTTCCTGGCGGACCTCGCGATCGCCTACGGCGAGCAGTTGCTCGTACTGCCCCTGGATGTCACCGACAAGACCGCCGCGTTCGACGCGGTCCACAAGGCCCACGCGCACTTCGGCCGACTGGATGTCGTCGTCAACAACGCGGGCTACGGCCACTTCGGCATGGTCGAGGAGCTGACCGAGGCGGAGGCGCGTGACCAGATGGAAACGAACTTCTTCGGCGTGCTCTGGGTCACCCAGGCCGCGCTGCCGCTGCTGCGCACCCAGGGAGGCGGCCACATCGTCCAGGTCTCCTCCGTCGGCGGCGTGCTCTCCTTCCCCAGCCTCGGCGTCTACGCCGCCTCCAAGTGGGCGGTGGAGGGGCTGTCCGAGGCCCTGGCCGCCGAGGTCGCCGGGCAGAACATCAAGGTCACCCTGGTCGAGCCCGGCCCCTACCCCACCGACTGGCCCGGCGCCTCCGCGGTCAACTCCGAGCCCGACCCGCTCTACGACGGAGTCCGCCAGGCCCTGGCCGAGGGCCTGGACCTGTCCGACATGGGCGACCCGAAGGCCGTCGGTCCCGCCCTGCTGACGATCGTGGATACCGAGAACCCGCCGCTGCGGGTGTTCTTCGGCAGGCCGCCGATCCAGCTGGCCAAGGACCACTACGCGCGCAAGCTGGCCACCTGGGCCGAGTGGGAGCACGTCTCCCTCGCAGCCCACGGCTGA
- a CDS encoding class III extradiol dioxygenase subunit beta, with translation MIWGLATSHVPSIGAAMDHGKTDDPYWKPLFDGYAPAREWMARHTPDVAVVVYNDHANAVDLSVTPTFAVGTAPSYTVADEGWGSRPVPVVTGAPEFSDHLVESLVDASFDITVFQELDVDHGLTVPLSVYCPDPGESWPCAVVPLMVNVIQYPQPTAARCLALGHALGAAIRSFPENLKVAVFGTGGMSHQLAGARAGLINQDFDRMFLDAIEHAPEKLAALTREEYIREAGSEGIELIMWLIMRGALGPRIRRVHETYHVPASNTAAGMVLFENLSARC, from the coding sequence GTGATCTGGGGACTGGCCACCTCGCACGTGCCGTCGATCGGTGCGGCCATGGACCACGGAAAGACCGACGATCCGTACTGGAAGCCGCTGTTCGACGGGTACGCGCCGGCGCGTGAGTGGATGGCCCGGCACACCCCCGACGTGGCGGTCGTCGTCTACAACGACCACGCCAACGCGGTCGATCTGAGTGTCACGCCGACCTTCGCGGTCGGCACGGCCCCGTCGTACACAGTGGCCGACGAGGGGTGGGGCAGCCGCCCCGTCCCGGTCGTCACCGGCGCCCCGGAGTTCTCCGACCACCTCGTCGAGAGCCTCGTCGACGCGTCCTTCGACATCACCGTGTTCCAGGAACTCGACGTGGACCACGGCCTGACGGTGCCGTTGTCGGTGTACTGTCCCGACCCCGGTGAAAGCTGGCCGTGCGCGGTGGTCCCCCTCATGGTGAACGTCATCCAGTACCCGCAGCCGACCGCCGCCCGCTGCCTGGCCTTGGGCCACGCGCTCGGCGCGGCGATCCGGTCCTTCCCCGAGAACCTCAAGGTCGCCGTCTTCGGCACCGGAGGAATGTCCCACCAGTTGGCGGGCGCCCGCGCGGGACTCATCAACCAGGACTTCGACCGGATGTTCCTCGACGCGATCGAGCACGCCCCGGAGAAGCTGGCGGCGCTGACCCGCGAGGAGTACATCCGCGAGGCCGGCTCCGAGGGCATCGAACTCATCATGTGGCTGATCATGCGCGGTGCGCTGGGTCCCCGGATCCGCCGCGTGCACGAGACGTACCACGTGCCCGCGTCGAACACCGCTGCCGGGATGGTGCTGTTCGAGAACCTGAGCGCTCGTTGCTGA
- the ligA gene encoding protocatechuate 4,5-dioxygenase subunit alpha — MSSSSTPKVPGTYVFDAAESRRGQALNRLCGSLKHAENRAKFKADEAAYCDAYGLTAEQRDAVLHRGWNRMMELGGSIFYVFKLAMVDQKSMQYLGGVFTGMTTEEFTQALEAGGRSFG; from the coding sequence ATGTCGTCCAGCAGCACGCCGAAGGTCCCCGGCACCTACGTCTTCGACGCCGCGGAAAGCCGCCGCGGACAGGCCCTGAACCGGCTCTGCGGTTCGCTCAAGCACGCCGAGAACCGGGCGAAGTTCAAAGCCGACGAAGCCGCCTACTGCGACGCGTACGGCCTCACGGCCGAGCAGCGGGACGCCGTCCTGCACCGGGGCTGGAACCGGATGATGGAGCTGGGCGGCTCCATCTTCTACGTCTTCAAGCTCGCCATGGTCGACCAGAAGTCCATGCAGTACCTCGGCGGTGTCTTCACCGGCATGACCACCGAGGAGTTCACACAGGCGCTCGAAGCGGGAGGGCGGAGCTTTGGCTGA
- a CDS encoding SDR family NAD(P)-dependent oxidoreductase translates to MTGSDGDGSRVAVVTGAAGGLGSAIVHRLAADGFAVAALDIAEPDGTSGVVPGVRDWRCDVSDPAATRRTVDGIVQAYGGVDVLVNNAGLLSGRASLLETTPEELHRFFDVNAVGPLLMVQACVPWLRESPYRGRVVNVASRTFFTGAPGQIAYAAGKGALIGMTRVMARELGEHRITVNAVAPAQVATPGTRAHSGDEVFAATMRQQAIKEFVTPEHFAGLVSYLASPDAVMVTGQTLVCDGGGLLH, encoded by the coding sequence GTGACGGGTTCGGACGGCGACGGCTCCCGGGTCGCGGTCGTCACGGGCGCTGCGGGTGGCCTGGGGAGCGCCATCGTCCACAGGCTGGCCGCGGACGGGTTCGCCGTCGCCGCACTGGACATCGCCGAACCGGACGGTACGAGCGGGGTCGTCCCCGGGGTGCGGGACTGGCGCTGCGATGTCAGCGACCCGGCGGCGACCCGCCGGACGGTGGACGGGATAGTCCAGGCGTACGGCGGTGTGGACGTCCTGGTCAACAACGCCGGTCTGCTGTCCGGCCGGGCCAGTCTGTTGGAGACCACCCCTGAGGAACTCCACCGCTTCTTCGACGTCAACGCCGTCGGCCCGCTGCTCATGGTGCAGGCGTGCGTGCCGTGGCTGCGCGAGAGCCCGTACCGCGGGCGCGTCGTCAATGTGGCGTCCCGCACCTTCTTCACCGGCGCGCCGGGCCAGATCGCCTACGCGGCCGGCAAGGGCGCGCTCATCGGCATGACCCGGGTGATGGCGCGCGAGCTGGGCGAGCACCGGATCACGGTCAACGCGGTGGCGCCCGCCCAGGTCGCGACCCCCGGGACCCGGGCGCACTCCGGCGACGAGGTCTTCGCCGCGACCATGCGGCAGCAGGCGATCAAGGAGTTCGTCACCCCGGAGCACTTCGCGGGGCTGGTCTCGTATCTCGCTTCCCCGGACGCGGTCATGGTCACCGGCCAGACGCTCGTCTGCGACGGCGGCGGACTCCTTCACTGA
- a CDS encoding muconolactone Delta-isomerase family protein codes for MEFLVRTENTLPPDTPDDVRESLRKGERERAMQLREAGILKRLWRVPGRGATIGLYEAADPAELHDALVSLPMWKWMDITVEALATHPQEKAP; via the coding sequence ATGGAATTCCTCGTCCGTACCGAGAACACCCTGCCCCCGGACACCCCCGACGACGTCCGCGAGTCCCTGCGCAAGGGCGAGCGTGAACGGGCCATGCAGCTGCGGGAGGCGGGCATCCTCAAGCGACTGTGGCGGGTCCCGGGCCGAGGCGCCACGATCGGCCTGTACGAGGCGGCCGATCCGGCGGAGCTGCACGACGCCCTGGTCTCCCTGCCGATGTGGAAGTGGATGGACATCACTGTGGAAGCGCTCGCCACCCATCCGCAGGAGAAGGCACCGTGA
- a CDS encoding alpha/beta hydrolase translates to MSGRHVFVLLHGAWHGGWVWQRVAPLLRAAGHEVHTPTLTGVSDRAHLLTPQVGLTTHIQDVVALIEAHDARDVVLVGHSYAGQVVTGVADRVPDRLAKRVHLDAFVGDDGDAAIDLLPDRVAGHYRDSVSGPGFGWLIPVRSLSVLGVEDQADLDWLGPRLTPHPWLTYTEPLRLTGKADQVAGVFVECTDWMRVFTPHAERAAVRSWPVHEIATGHEAMVTAPGELTELLLEIAAA, encoded by the coding sequence ATGAGCGGCCGCCACGTCTTCGTACTCCTCCACGGAGCGTGGCACGGCGGCTGGGTCTGGCAGCGGGTGGCACCACTGCTGCGCGCGGCCGGGCACGAGGTGCACACGCCCACACTGACCGGGGTGAGCGACCGCGCCCATCTCCTCACTCCCCAGGTCGGGCTCACCACGCACATCCAGGACGTGGTGGCGCTGATCGAGGCCCATGACGCCCGGGACGTCGTACTCGTCGGGCACAGTTACGCCGGTCAGGTCGTCACCGGCGTCGCGGACCGCGTCCCGGACCGCCTGGCCAAGCGGGTCCATCTCGACGCCTTCGTCGGCGACGACGGGGACGCGGCGATCGATCTGCTGCCCGACCGCGTCGCCGGGCACTACAGGGATTCCGTGTCCGGGCCCGGCTTCGGCTGGCTCATCCCGGTGCGCTCGCTGAGCGTGCTCGGCGTCGAGGACCAGGCGGACCTCGACTGGCTCGGCCCCCGGCTCACCCCGCACCCGTGGCTGACGTACACCGAACCGCTGCGGCTGACCGGCAAGGCGGACCAGGTCGCCGGTGTCTTCGTCGAATGCACCGACTGGATGCGGGTGTTCACCCCGCACGCCGAACGCGCCGCCGTCCGCAGCTGGCCGGTCCACGAGATCGCCACCGGACACGAGGCCATGGTCACGGCCCCCGGTGAACTGACCGAACTGCTGCTGGAGATCGCCGCAGCCTGA
- a CDS encoding aromatic ring-hydroxylating dioxygenase subunit alpha, with protein MPTQHVRNGWYLGAWSDEIGRTLTQRWITDLPVCFYRLPDGTVTAIEDRCPHRKYPLSLGHLDDEGILQCDYHGYRFDGQGVCVGVAEQADRPKAALRRFPLVERDGVIWIWPGAPELADENLLPETSWLTDPDWTHVHGVVPLKARHLLLLENLLDLTHETFLHPTSIGNAAVAATPIDVTVDGDRVGFSRRMVGIEAPPFYEKSCGLASPVDRWQDGDFYPPGIFVLNIRVAATGTEEPEGFHMKVLYGMTPARGNETHDFYALGRDYLIHDEELTKFQHEQQLAVMQEDVDALEAQEVMYATDPGGKAESSIRSDLAALRGRRAVAKLLAREQQGDSAPRTRASA; from the coding sequence ATGCCCACACAGCACGTCCGCAACGGCTGGTACCTGGGAGCCTGGTCCGACGAGATCGGCCGGACCCTCACGCAGCGCTGGATCACAGACCTCCCGGTCTGCTTCTACCGGCTGCCCGACGGAACCGTCACCGCGATCGAGGACCGCTGCCCCCACCGCAAATACCCGCTGTCCCTGGGGCACTTGGACGACGAGGGCATCCTCCAGTGCGATTACCACGGCTACCGCTTCGACGGCCAGGGCGTGTGCGTCGGGGTCGCCGAGCAGGCCGACCGGCCCAAAGCGGCCCTGCGCCGCTTCCCGCTGGTCGAGCGGGACGGCGTCATATGGATCTGGCCCGGCGCCCCCGAACTGGCCGATGAGAACTTGCTTCCCGAAACCTCGTGGCTCACCGATCCCGACTGGACCCACGTGCACGGCGTCGTCCCGCTGAAGGCCCGGCACCTGCTGCTCCTGGAGAACCTGCTCGACCTCACCCACGAGACGTTCCTGCACCCGACGAGCATCGGCAACGCCGCCGTCGCCGCCACCCCGATCGACGTGACCGTGGACGGCGACCGCGTCGGTTTCAGCCGCCGGATGGTCGGCATCGAGGCCCCGCCGTTCTACGAGAAGTCCTGCGGGCTGGCCTCTCCGGTGGACCGCTGGCAGGACGGCGACTTCTACCCGCCGGGCATCTTCGTCCTCAACATCCGCGTCGCTGCCACTGGGACCGAGGAACCGGAGGGCTTCCACATGAAAGTGTTGTACGGGATGACGCCGGCACGCGGCAACGAGACGCACGACTTCTACGCCCTGGGCCGCGACTACCTCATCCACGACGAGGAGTTGACGAAATTCCAGCACGAGCAGCAGCTCGCGGTGATGCAGGAGGACGTCGACGCCCTGGAGGCGCAGGAGGTGATGTACGCCACCGATCCGGGCGGCAAGGCCGAGTCCAGCATCAGGTCCGACCTCGCCGCGCTGCGCGGACGCCGCGCGGTGGCGAAGTTGCTGGCCCGCGAACAGCAGGGTGACAGCGCCCCGCGCACCAGGGCATCCGCATGA
- a CDS encoding PDR/VanB family oxidoreductase, translating into MTSSSTAALDALPLGTAAAATSPAPRETEYDGTVTVLSRRTAADGVTSLLLAPHDGVPLPRWQPGAHIDVVLPTGAVRQYSLCGPAAVTDCWRIAVLREPDGRGGSQWIYDNVREGSELRIRGPRNNFPLRQARRYLFVAGGIGITPLLPMIAEAAAAGADWSLLYGGRSRASMAFLSELEGYGERVIVRPQDEYGLLDLAGHLGEPSPTTLVYCCGPAGLIDAVEAHCATWPAGSLNVERFAAAPGQHSGDVEGDEPFEVELRSSGVTLTVQPGQSVLRAVEAAGAPVMSSCEEGICGSCETAVLAGEIDHRDSLLTDDERAAGDTMLICVSRARGGRLVLDL; encoded by the coding sequence ATGACGAGCTCGTCGACCGCCGCCCTGGACGCGCTCCCGCTCGGGACGGCAGCAGCGGCGACCAGCCCGGCGCCACGCGAGACCGAGTACGACGGCACAGTCACCGTCCTGTCCCGGCGGACGGCGGCGGACGGTGTCACCTCATTGCTGCTCGCACCGCACGACGGTGTACCCCTGCCGCGCTGGCAGCCGGGCGCGCACATCGACGTGGTCCTCCCCACGGGCGCCGTCCGCCAGTACTCGCTGTGCGGCCCGGCGGCCGTCACCGACTGCTGGCGCATCGCGGTGCTGCGGGAGCCCGACGGACGCGGCGGATCGCAGTGGATTTACGACAACGTCCGCGAGGGAAGCGAACTGCGGATACGCGGCCCGCGCAACAACTTCCCGCTGCGGCAGGCCAGGCGGTACCTGTTCGTCGCCGGCGGCATCGGCATCACCCCCCTGCTGCCGATGATCGCCGAGGCTGCCGCGGCCGGGGCCGACTGGTCCCTGCTGTACGGGGGCCGGAGCCGCGCGTCCATGGCGTTCCTGTCCGAGCTGGAGGGCTACGGCGAGCGCGTGATCGTACGGCCGCAGGACGAGTACGGCCTGCTCGACCTCGCCGGTCACCTCGGTGAACCCTCCCCTACCACCCTGGTGTACTGCTGCGGCCCGGCCGGGCTGATCGACGCGGTCGAGGCCCACTGCGCCACCTGGCCGGCGGGATCGCTCAACGTGGAGCGGTTCGCCGCGGCCCCGGGGCAGCACTCCGGTGACGTCGAGGGCGACGAACCGTTCGAGGTGGAGCTGCGCTCGTCGGGGGTGACGCTCACCGTGCAGCCGGGACAGTCGGTGCTCAGGGCCGTGGAAGCGGCGGGCGCACCGGTCATGTCCTCCTGCGAGGAGGGCATCTGCGGTTCCTGCGAGACCGCCGTCCTGGCGGGCGAGATCGACCACCGGGACTCCCTGCTCACCGATGACGAGCGGGCCGCCGGCGACACCATGCTGATCTGTGTCTCCCGTGCCCGCGGCGGCCGCCTCGTCCTGGACCTCTGA